ATCTAAATCCTTTGAATATTTATAGCCATAATGTAAAATATAATTAATATGTTTCCTAATTTCtgttggtatatatatatatatatataattgttaACCAATCTAACCAGGGATGCTACTCGTCAAGGAGAAGTGGGATAGTGTCCACCGCCAACTTAAGTGCCTCTGCTATGCAGAACCGGTTGAATGCCCACCGCTAGAATGCCCAAATGGTCAGTACACACCGTGTTGTGAATATTGTCCAAGATGCCGTCCTGTTTAAATGGCGTATTGGAGACTGATTGTATTGTACTGCGTTCCATTAATTTTATTGTCACCTAGAGTATCTTTGTGATTGTTGTGTGCCGGTGGTGGTATTTTGTTTTCGCCTCTTAATTCCCCGCAGTTTATTTGCTGGTATATTATATTTTTATGCACCCATGTTTGTACTCTATTGAATCTCTTCATGAATTTGAAGTGGCTCCCTCGTTGTGTTAAGCGGTGTCTACAATAGCTAATTTCtgagaagaacaaaaaaatgcTAATATTTACATCAAGTAAAATCTTTCAGCAACAAGAAATGAGGAAGAAATTTTCAATTTTAGCAATTTTTTCAATAATATTGAAAAGTTTATGTGATATctcaattttcatcatttgattCTATCTTTTCAATAATATTGAAAAGTACATAACAAGAGGTGAATTTCAAACACGCAATATAGGTGAATTTATATTTGATAGTGATGTAAGCTAATACTTCAACTGATTCATTAAGAAAATTGGAATTTCGGCAATCTTTCCAATAATACTAACATATTCTGTCAAACCATTAATTTCGTTCAACGATTTTGACCGTTGATTATCATTAAATTAGTATTCCTTAATCATACCATTGCCATTTATAAATAGAGAGGTTAATTAACATTACTTGACATCATTGTTCAGAAATACTTAAATCATTCACTAAGGGTAATATTAGATAatctgaagaagaagatatatggAGCATTCACTTAACCATGGCCAAGATCACTATTTTCCTCATTTATTTCCTATTCGTGTTGCTTGTGATATCAAAGTTTATATCTTCCGAGGAAGTAATTACGTGCCCACAAGTTAAGCTTGAATGCGAATATGGTCAATTCATCCCGGTCAACGGGCCGGTGTCCAACTTGCCGTGCAAGACATCCGGTAACTTATGAACGATATGGATATGTGCCTTTGTTTGTGTGGCCTGTGTACTATGCCAATGTCTTAATTGCTATCATATGTTCGttccttttcttttcatttctgtaCTTTGTAGTGCCAATAGAATAGTTGAGTCATACCTTCTTCATTTTTCATGGTTGGTAACAAGATTTGTTTGTCATGGGACTGATCAGTATTGATGTCAGCACTGGTTCCAGGAATTACTCTCCTTGCATTTCTTTCCTAGCACAGAGACCAGCTGGATGCAAATTCAGTTTTCACCTAGATTTAGCTGCCATGACTGCGCACGCAGCACTTATGATGTATTTGGAGTCACAAAATGCCAATGCAGATTATATTTTTGAATTAGTTCCACAGTGTTGTTGGAAAAGAAAAACAACCAAGCAGATTATTGCTTGTCTCTTCTTGCCCATTACAAAGGACATTCCCCGGGCACCGAAACTCCACACAAATTTAAGTATTAtaatagaagaaaaatatccaaaCCGAATCAACCAAGAATTGGCTCCCTTTGATTGTTTAAGCTACAAATTAAAGAAGTTGCATTATTACCTACCACCCAAGAGATCATGATGAACATTACTAAACTTCTGACCATTCTATTGTTGCACTGGGTGAAATATGCCATCCTCCACAGGTTATATTTAATTAATTGATGAATAGTTTGCTAAGCTAAACGCTAGGCAatgactaaaatatagtcggaaTTTGGGATggttgattatctagcttaacaCTCCGAATAGCTCCTTCGctagtttgtttatttatttattttcaaaatttcattttgtgTGGGCTGTATGGTGCATATGTAAAGATATCACAGCATCAAAAGAAACAGCAAACTAGAAGGCATTAAAAACGAATTGAAGTTGTGGTCTGTACATATTACCTACCAAGCagatatataaaataaaactGGACAACTTATGGGTAACACTATTAAAAGGGCGTTTGTAGTTGGTAAACTGGAAATAAAAGTGTTTTTAACGAATAAAAATCAATCGCAAGAACAAATTGCTCCGTAAAGAAACAAATTGCTTCGTAAAGAAAATTAACTTTCACTTTTAAAagtcattttattttgttttgaaaattaACTTTTAGGTTTTCGAGTTAATTAATTAAGTTAGAAAATAACTTCTTAAATTGTATCCAACTATTTCTAAAATTTGACTATTCCAGTGGAGCACATGACTACTGAATATATACCAAAGTTCATCATACCATTACCACGTAAGAAATCAAGTATTAGAAGAGATAAGATGATAAACTAAGCATTACCACGTAGCTGAAAAATCAGCAACCTAATAGTTTAaggaaaaaattaaataaaaagatcGTGATCAACACCATCAAAGTTTGACCATTCCGATGTGGTATTATCTGGCCAGAACATGCAATCCACGACCATAATGAAATTTTCTTCCTTAATTTTCTTCGTTTTCTATATATaagaagcaaaactctgaatTCTACACTACACATAAACAACTATgttaaatcttctttgatcttaatTTGATTAACTTTGAAATTAATTTTAGCTAGTTCCAGATACCAAATAACTATGGAAGCGGTTCTTGCCAGCGGTTCAACAATTGGAATGGAGGGGCTGGGAAGAACTACACTTGTTCCAGAAAGTGATTGGTTGTCAATTAAAGAATATGGTACCGAAGATATGAAGCCAATACTATGGAGTTATGATCACTTTCCTTCTCATTTGAAACGGTGTTTTTCCTATTGCTCAATCTTTCCCAAGGGTTACGTGATTAATAGAGAAACACTAATCCAATTGTGGATGGCTGAGGGATTCATTCCTGATGAACGAGGCACAAGATCGAAAGAAGACATTGGAAACGAATATTTTGAGAGTTTGTTGTCGTGCAAATTTTTCGTTGGTGTAGAGAGGAACGAAGTAGGTAACATAAATACATGTACGATGCATGATCATGTTCACGATCTTGCGCAAGCTGTTGTTGGGGATAATGAATGCATATCTCTTAATCTAAGTGACTTAACCAGCGTTTCCGAAATTCATCGGTTACGGTTAACACTTGATGAAGATTTCTTTCCAACATCTGCACTAAGTGATGCAAAGAAGCTGCGCACAATTATCATCCTTAAATCAGGCAATGATTTGGATCTCCAGAGTTTCAGAAGCAATGACCAGTTACGTGTTTTATATTTGCGTGGTTTGGGTGCACACTTGTCAGAGTTATCAAACTGGAGTAGCGAATTCAAGCAATTGAGGTACCTTAATATCACCTCTTTTAATCTTAGTAAGGTGACGAATgatatatccatccatgaactATATTATTTGGAAACGTTGGTATTACGTGGGTGTCGTAACTTTCTAAATGTTCTTAGGGGTGTGGGATCTTTGGAAAATCTAAGAAACCTTGATCTCTCATATACTGGTATCGATAAACTACCTGACTCTGTCACCAGTCTCTGTAATTTGCAGAGGTTGGATCTCAATAACTGCACTTTCTTAACAACATTTCCCAACTCCATCACTCGTCTGAATTATCTAAAATTTCTTGATATATCTTGTACACCTATCGAAAAACTACCGGGTTTCATCTCTAGCCTTCACAATCTGCAGATATTAGACGTCCATAACTGTCCAAAATTAAAATCCTTAGCTGAGAGTGTGGAAGGTCTTGATAGTCTGAGGGAATTTGTTTTCATAGATCGTCCACAATTAGAAGTATTACCAGAAGATTTTGGAGCATTAAGTCAGTTAAGATACCTTAACGTAACTGGGCGTAACGTGAAAGTATTACCCAAGTCATGTGATAAGCTCAGCAATCTTGAAATTGTGGATCTTTCCGATTTGTGAGCTTCCCAAACAggtaaaaagttggaaaaagcTTAGAATCTTCACACATATGCAGCAGCCGGAAACACCAGAGGGTATAAGAGAACTTGCTCGCCTTGAATCCTTGGTGTACTCAGTAACAAAGGAGCATGGTTTAGAAGAGGTTGGAAACCTTGACCTTCTTGATACGCTGGTTATTTCGCACCTTCAGTTTGCATGTTTGCACAACTAAAAGATGCTGAGAAAGCAGATTTAAAGAGGAAACGCAACCTGCGTGCATTGACACTAGATTGGAATGTGTCTTTCAAGGATGAATATCCcttgacaatttttttttttttttgaaagaggcGAAGATAATATAAATAAGAAAGGGTGTTAAGATAGCACCCTCAAAAGATACAAGAAGAGATGAGCATAGAGTTTAGAGAGCTTACAGCAAGACTACTCCCTAAACAGATTTGCCcaatcaacaacaaaatcatCAAGTTTTATATTTCTAAAAGAAACAACATTAATCGACCAACTATGAAGCAACATTTTGATATCTAAAATGAGAGAGTTAACAGACTTCTTCACTTGTTTCTTAGCAATTAAAATGTCATTCCTTTCCAACCACACAACCCACCAAATAGCAAAAGGCATACAGTACCTCAAGAAAACAAGTGGCTTTATAGATAGCTTCAATTTCCACTTCCATAAGAACTCAAGAACAGTCGTCGGGTGAGCCCAAGCAATTCCCAGCTGCTGCAAAAAGTGTTCCCAAATCTGCCATACGAAAGAACAATGAAGGAAAAGATGTTCCACCGACTCCTCACTCACTGTTATTGCAAAAAGGACACAAGTTCACCACTGCGATACCCCTTGTCGACAACATGGAAAGAGTTGGCACAACTTTATTTGCACCTGCTCAAACGAAGAAACTAATTTTGGGAGGATTAGTTTTGTTCCATGTGTATTTGGAAGGAAATTTTTGGGGTATCGTTCTTCCTTGATCATGCATAAGCCACGAATAACAAGAATTGACCGAGTACGTACCTTGCGGATTGGATAACCACTCCCGACTATCCTCCTCTACAGTAAGCATTCCTTGAATATCTAAAATTCTAGAAAAATCCATCACCTCTTGAATTTCCTGATCTTTAAGCCTTCTACAAGGTTCTATATTCCAACACGGCCTTTCTACACTTCCATTGTTCAAGTCTTCAACTAAAGCTTCTTTTCTTCTACTCACTTTCCATAACTTTGGAAACAACTCTTTAAGAGTTTTTTCGTGACACCAAACATcatcccaaaatttggttttattaCCTCTTCCTATAGAAATCTTCATCCCTTTCCTAAAGCTTGCTAACTGATTAAGAATACCTCGCCAAAAACCCCACCCATAAGTTATCTTCGAATCTCTAGGTACACACGCATCTTCAAGaccaccaaatttttcataaatcacTCTTCTCCATAAGCTAGCTTTCTCTTCTCCGTATctccataaccatttggttaacaaaACAATATTAGTAGTCTTTATATTTCTTATTCCCAGCCCGCCTTCACTCTTCGGAACACAAACTTTTTTCCAGGACCTCCAATGTAATCTTTTTTTATCTATAGTGTCTCCCCAAAGAAAATTGCGCATTAGTCTCTCTAACTTTTTTACCTTGACAATTTATCATGGATTAGaagttcttttcttttcttttcttttttaattggGTTTTTCTTTTCAATAGGGGTGATCaattattttgttcttctttgttttgttcttctttatataCTGTTTTTCGGTTTTATAAACCTTAGAAAGTGCTCCGATATTTTAAATGTTAGATTATATTGTCTTCATAGTTGTATGGTAGCTGAAGATCTCCAACCTCCTCCTGGTTTGAAAAGGTTGGTTATTATTAGCTTCATGGGGTGGTTGCTTCCTCTGTGGTTGTGTGATCCTTCTTGTCTTCCGAAATTAGAAACGTTGGAATTAATTGGCTGTGATAGGATTAAAGAACTTCCACAAGATATCGGGAATAATCTTCCATGTCTTCGGTTTCTTAATCTTAGAAGATTGCCTTTAGAGAGCTTGAATATGAAGATTTCTTCGTTAACTGATCTCCAGCTTATAGATATGTCACTTCTAAAGGATTTGAGAGGTTCTTTCCCTCGTCTTGAGACTCTGACAATCAACAACTGTTCAATGCTCACTAAAGGtcaagaatttcattctctgaGGATGTTACTTTTAATGAATATCGACTACAAGATGGTAATCTTAATCGCAGGAAGCCAGACCTCTCTGACAAGCCTAATGCTGGAGAACATAGAGGATCTTATATTCTTCCCAATGATCTTACTCCAAAGCAATTGTAATCTTCAACAGATGACAATTGAAAAATGCAATATGTTTCAAGGATTTGAAGCAAACAATTATGAGAAGGAGGCTGCACCAATTGGCTCCAACCCGTACAATGGCTGTCTTCAGACATTGAATTTGACAGACTGCCCGGTACTACAGTTTCTGCCGGATTCACAAAGATGGGATTCTATGCCGGCAATATACATTACTCGTTGCCCTGTAGTGCAGAATTCATCAAGGTGAGGATCATCGAGCAGATGCACCTATCGTTGAAGTTGAAGAGAGTGTCTTTTTTGTGTGGTTTTCTTTTCTTGAGTTGGCGTGGTTTGTTTATTGTATCAAATGACGGTAAAACCTAGGCGGTCATACTTTTATACACGGTGTTTTCGTATTTTTCagtttatttacttgataaatacCGTCCATTTTCATGGTAACAAGAtctgtttttcatggattgatcGACACTGACGAGCATAACATATTTGCACTACACTCATTTTGGTTAGCCAAGTTTCGACTTTAATCTTGTTCCTCGTTCATCAGGGATTAATCCTTCAGCTGTCCACAATTGAATTAGTGTTTCTCTATTAATCTTGCAAGCCTTGGGAAGAATATCGTTTCAAATGAGAAAAAAGGAATTATAACTCAATTTTAGTATTGCTTTGATGATTTTGGCATGATTTTTTTAATCGAAAACCAATCACTTTCTCGAACAAGTGTAGTTTCTCATCTCTTCCATTCCAACTGTTGAACCCCCAGCAAGAATAGTTTCTATAGATATTTGGTATATAGAAGTACTAGCTAGAACTACAATTAATTTTACAATTGATCAAATTGAGAAagaagaaattaagatgggagaaAATTAATAAGCAACTTTAGCAATACCCTCTAACAAATGCACAGTGAAGGTTACAATAAAATTATCATTATCCTTAAACTAGACATATCCTTGCATTCCCTTCAGTTTGTCTCTATGGTCAAGGTGCAAGAATAAGCCTAGTCTAAGATGATTAGATGGGCAAAACGCCAAAACTTCACTGTGGAGGTTGTGGTGGAGCTGAATTGTTACTCATGGCATGTACatatttagaaagaaaaaaaaaattaaaccagcAAAATACTGAAGATTTTTTCATATATAACGGATACTTTCAGCACAATTCTACTACTACATTAGGTTAGCTAATTTACGGTGCAAAACGATTGTTGATGGTTGCATTTGTTGGAGAACATTCATATTTTACTACATAGtacactacaagaaaacttggtttaaacgaccaaaatcttagcaagatctcaaaattttggtcgctttaatagttaagcaaccatgtttgcaattaccaaaaactttggcTGTTATTAACATGCTCCCATTAAATCATAGCTACTAATTAAATTTGTGGGTTGCTCCAGCATTTTTCCCAGTACTACATAGCGAGTGTAATAGTAGGTTAGTAGTTATGTACTTCAAGCTACCATGTATCAGCAATTCAAAATATGTTTGGCTGCTGAAAACCTGTCTCAGCAACCAAGGTATAGCAACCACCAATTCAGAAAAAGAAAGTGGATGATTCTAATAATGGGAAAGGCAAGCGATCACCAATCTAGTGTTTGATATTTGATATTgagatgtttaattttgatttgtagAAATTTTACGAGGTGGGTTTCCAATAGAAGTTCTATAGTAATTTTACGAGGTGGGTTTcccattctttctcattttgctaatcattttcattcaattgatttatacacattcgtagtattcaatccaaaatttatatgttctacATATTTTCTACTATAATAATTCACTTGTTCATTCCCGTCCATTTCTAATACATTACTCGAAATTCTATCTAATTGAAAACCGAAGGTAATTACCGAATTTGTTCCAATCATTACCTAGCTCTTGGCTTTCTATTGGCCAGATaaatttgaaaaattgtattccttGTTCGTTTTGTAATTAGCACAATTTATGATCTTAAATACTATTTATATCCTAATTTCgtgattaaaaaaatttgggacaGAGAAAAGAATGAATAGGAAAAATCTGATTCCTATGATTTAACATGAAATTGATATATGTGTTTTATCAAAAccttgaaaattttaaaattatatcattaattcctttttttcaaaaaatcggTGGAACTTGGTCAATTCTCCCGATTTACTGTCAGTAGTTCCCATCCTCGGTGAACTACCGATGAacattcagttaaaataatgAATAACTGGATAAACCAATTTATGTAAGAGAAATTGACTAAGGTCGAGCGAATTGGATAACATTGATATATTAAGGGTGAAATACACAAAGGTCGATggacattcagttaaaataatggataactagataaaccaatctatctaaGAGAAACTGAATGAGGTCCAACGATATTGGGTAAGATTGATGGATAACAAGTTAaattaagtatgatagttttttataccgaatttgaagttcggtAGTATGACAGtgtgttataccgaatttgaaaaAAGGGGCGGTGGTATCAATGACAAAGCTGATTCAAGTAGTATGATAGTGTCTTATactgaatttgaagttcgaatggacattgagcttcatacttaatgatttcgatgatgtatcatgctaagtttgaagtcagaaccctcctgaagcttcgtggttcatagtttgtatgccattataccacatttgaagtacgaatcgacattgagattcatatttatctatttcaatgatgtatccttataagtttgaagtcataaccctcctAGAGATTTTTGGTTCTTAGTTTCGTTGTCgttataccaaatttgaagtTCGAGTCGGCAtaaagcttcatatttatcgattttgatgatgtatcatgctaagtttgaagtcagaaccctcctgaatcttcgtggttcatagtttctatgtcgttataccgaatttgaagttcgaatcgatattgagcttcatatttatcgataaatatgatgtatcatgctaagtttgaagccaGAACCCTCCCGGACCATCGTGGTTCATACTTTCTATGCCgttataccaaatttgaagttcaaatcgatactgaccttcatatttatcgataatGAATAGTAtcaattacttcatgacctatgtgactagtcgaaattcaaaccggaaacacacagagaaagcacaaaaacacaaagagaaagcacaaagaaaaaataaagaaaacacattttccttgatccgtatgacaaGCCCTAACTAAATCCCTACTGTCCAAAGATATCCTAATCCGTATGACCATCCTTCACTTTACTCTCTCAAATCCGCAGAGATCTAATCTAAAGAAGCGAAAAACTCATTGTATTTTGTCTTCAACCCACCTCTTTTCTTCTTtcacagcaccaccaccacctccatccaTGGCGAAAAACCTATTGCAAATCAAATCTTCGGTATACAGAGATTTAACTCACTTCTCCTCTTTGTAATCAACCGCAAAACCACTACTACAAGAAAACCCTTTCCTTCACATAACTTCCCTTTCCTCTTATTATCTCTCGAATCACATTTGAAGCTAGAAGTGACACATGAGCTCCATCTTTACGAGTTTCTATGATAAATCCTGCAAAAATTGGAGTTAAAAACCACTTCAGACACTGACAGTTCGTGGTTTGTATGCCGTTGAATCTTACCTATATATATGAATATTTGGATTCATCGttattacgaagtttccgacttatagtagtcaactcccagccaggtttcgagctcgtaGCCACTTTCTTTCTTGAAGTCTCCaggaaagggtttgtttaaggtttcagagaaatACTTCATGACCTAAGCGCCTAGTCGCAATACAAATCGGAAGCAccaagagaaagcacaaagaaaacacactctCCTTGATCTGTATGAtagttttaaatcaaaataagGTATAAACACATTTCAATTTAGAATTGACACATGAAATCCATCTTTACAAATTTCTATGATATAGCCTGCTAAATTTGGAGTTAGAACCATTTCAATTTGATCTTATAAGAAATAAACACATAGAAATTGTGTGTTAAAATGGTTTTATGGTAATTATTTCTAATCCAACGAACCAAATTTATGGAAATAAAATCATTGTCAATCTAACGGTTGGTAGTTGTGTTTGGTTTAACTAAATTTCTCAATCCGTATGCACTTCTTAAACCAATGGGATTGTCTAAaatttgatctaac
This genomic stretch from Papaver somniferum cultivar HN1 chromosome 5, ASM357369v1, whole genome shotgun sequence harbors:
- the LOC113280090 gene encoding putative disease resistance protein At3g14460, which encodes MEAVLASGSTIGMEGLGRTTLVPESDWLSIKEYGTEDMKPILWSYDHFPSHLKRCFSYCSIFPKGYVINRETLIQLWMAEGFIPDERGTRSKEDIGNEYFESLLSCKFFVGVERNEVGNINTCTMHDHVHDLAQAVVGDNECISLNLSDLTSVSEIHRLRLTLDEDFFPTSALSDAKKLRTIIILKSGNDLDLQSFRSNDQLRVLYLRGLGAHLSELSNWSSEFKQLRYLNITSFNLSKVTNDISIHELYYLETLVLRGCRNFLNVLRGVGSLENLRNLDLSYTGIDKLPDSVTSLCNLQRLDLNNCTFLTTFPNSITRLNYLKFLDISCTPIEKLPGFISSLHNLQILDVHNCPKLKSLAESVEGLDSLREFVFIDRPQLEVLPEDFGALSQLRYLNVTGRNVKVLPKSCDKLSNLEIVDLSDL